Within bacterium, the genomic segment CGTCGGCAAGCCCTTGGCAGGCTGCTTGCTGTGGCCGGCCGGACAGGCAGCAGGAGGTCCCGACACCGTGAGCACGGCAACGAAGAGCACGCTCGATCCGAGCAAGAAGTCCCTGGCCGCCGAGCGATTCGAGCAGCAGTTGCGCGAGCGGATCGTCGGGCAGGATCGGGCCGTCGAGAGAATCGCGCGGCTCTATCAGGTCTTCCTCGCCGGCCTCTTCCCGCCGAACCGCCCGATCGGCAACTTCCTCTTCCTCGGCCCGACCGGCAGCGGCAAGACCCGCATCGTGGAAGCGGCCAGCGAGATCCTCTTCGGAACCGCCAACGCCGTCCTCAAGGTGGACTGCGCGGAGTACGCGCACAGTCACGAGATCAGCCGTCTGATCGGTTCACCCCCGGGCTACCTCGGCCACCGCGAGACGACGCCCTACTTCTCGCAGGCGAATCTCGAGCGCTATCGCACGCCGGAGATGGACTTCACCTTCCTGCTCTTCGACGAGATCGAGAAGGCGAGCGATACGCTCTGGAGCCTGCTGCTCGGGATCCTCGACAAGGGCCGCCTGACCCTCGGCGACAACACCGAGGTCGACATGACCCGCACGGTCATCTTCATGACGGGCAACATCGGCGCCGACCGCATCGACCGCCTGATCGAGGGTGGCATCGGCTTCGGCGATCGCGAAGCGGAGCTGAACGCGCCCGGCTTCGACCACCAGATCTACGCGACGGTGCTCGATGCCGCCCGCCGCAAGTTCTCCCCGGAGTTCATGAACCGCATCGACAGCGTCGTCGTCTTCCGCAACCTGACGCCGGAGCACATGCGCCGCATCCTGGACATCGAGCTGGGCCAGCTCCAGCGCCGGATCATGCAGGCGGCCGGCGAGGTCAAGTTCTCCTTCGAGCTCACCGACGCCGCCAAGGCCCTGCTCCTGGCCGAGGGCGTGGACCGCAAGTACGGCGCGCGCCACATCAAGCGCGCCATCGAGCGCTTCCTGGTCTACCCGCTGGCGAATCTGGTCGCCACGGGGCAACTCCGCTACGGCGACCATCTCCTCGTCGACTGCGGGGACGCAGGTCAGCTCCGCTTCCAGAAGGGCGCCCCACGTCTGCGGATCGTCAGCGAGGCGGCGCCCGTCGCCTGAGCGGCCCTTGACAGCCAGCGGGCTCTCGGTTATATCCTTCGTTGCTGCGGGGGCTTAGCTCAGCTGGCTAGAGCGCATGCTCGACACGCATGAGGTCGCTGGTTCGATCCCAGCAGCTCCCACCGACTCGCAAGGGCCAGACCCGGCGTCTGGCCCTTTCCGCATCCGGGACCTCTGTCGTAGTGAGGACCGACATGACGATCACGCTCACGCTCCCCAATGAGGCGACCCTGCAACTCGAGGCACCGGTGGCCGTTCCCCACGCCATCCGCGCCATCAGCGAGGGCCTCCTGCGGCGGGCCGTCGCCGTCAAGCTCGACGGCAGACTGCTCGACCTGCACGGCGAGATCGCGGCCAGTGGCCGCTTCGAGGTCCTCACCGACCAGGACCCCGAGAGCCTCAAGGTGCTGCGCCACAGCACCGCGCACCTGATGGCCTGGGCGGTGCAGGAGCTCTTCCCGGAAGCGAAGTTCGCCTTCGGCCCGGATGTCGAGAGCGGCTTCTACTACGACATCCTCGTCGGCCGTCCCTTCACGCCCGAAGATCTCGCGCGCATCGAGGAGCGGATGCGCGAGCTGGCGCGGCGCAAGCTGCCCTTCGCGAGGCGCGTCCTGCCGCGCGACGAGGCCGCGCGCTACTTCGCCGAGCACGGGCAGCCCTTCAAGGTCGAGCACGTGGGCGAGCTGCCGGCCGACACGCCGATCTCCTTCTACACGGTGGGGGACTTCGTCGATCTCTGCGGCGGCCCGCATGTTCCCGACACGGGTCTGCTCAAGGCCTTCAAGCTGATGAACGTCGCCGGCGCCTACTGGAAGGGCGACGAGAAACGCGAGCAGCTCCAGCGCATCTACGGAACGAGCTGGTTCAAGGCCAAGGACCTCGAGGACTACCTGCGCATGCTCGAGGAAGCCGCCAAGCGCGATCACCGCAAGCTCGGCCAGCAGCTCGGCCTCTTCGGCATCAAG encodes:
- a CDS encoding ATP-dependent Clp protease ATP-binding subunit, producing MTGAMTRDSPCFLPPLVGKPLAGCLLWPAGQAAGGPDTVSTATKSTLDPSKKSLAAERFEQQLRERIVGQDRAVERIARLYQVFLAGLFPPNRPIGNFLFLGPTGSGKTRIVEAASEILFGTANAVLKVDCAEYAHSHEISRLIGSPPGYLGHRETTPYFSQANLERYRTPEMDFTFLLFDEIEKASDTLWSLLLGILDKGRLTLGDNTEVDMTRTVIFMTGNIGADRIDRLIEGGIGFGDREAELNAPGFDHQIYATVLDAARRKFSPEFMNRIDSVVVFRNLTPEHMRRILDIELGQLQRRIMQAAGEVKFSFELTDAAKALLLAEGVDRKYGARHIKRAIERFLVYPLANLVATGQLRYGDHLLVDCGDAGQLRFQKGAPRLRIVSEAAPVA